A part of Citrifermentans bremense genomic DNA contains:
- a CDS encoding CheR family methyltransferase produces MSAHERHALKKFADLVSKKLGLHFPPERLAELARKMAPLAEGAGCQDLDSYLLRLMAQPLSKEQTKALALALTIGETYFLRDPRSYRAFEQQLLPKLLAARGEEKTIRIWSAGCSSGEEPYSIAIILTRALADLADWKVTLLGTDINPQALKRARSGIYSKWSFRNAPDWLMGYFTPLADGNFRIARHIRDMVRFEHLNLVDAGEETWSLAQGMDFIFCRNVMLYFQDQQIRETVARLHAALNDDGWLFLGPTEVDHQSLEGFTCLHCDGALVLHKRKPLRPAEFAAPPAIPAPAQPAPASGAFVPPSPLYPEEEPERETATAEAGEAAEAKTPLHRARALYRAGRYREAAQTAMLAPAGAEQGEALALAARAFADIGLFGPARECCEAALALDRLNAPNHYLLSIILEQLGDAEGAAGALRKALYIDHDFLLAWFALGNLCRQRGEQKEAEQSFANALRLLQQRDPHEVLPEAEGMTAGRLMQLIRDIAWPPAGAQPGQRV; encoded by the coding sequence GTGAGCGCGCATGAGCGCCACGCGCTCAAGAAATTCGCCGATCTGGTCTCCAAAAAACTCGGGCTGCACTTTCCACCCGAGCGTCTCGCTGAGTTGGCCCGGAAGATGGCGCCGCTGGCCGAGGGCGCAGGTTGCCAGGATCTGGACAGCTACCTGCTCCGGCTCATGGCGCAGCCCCTCTCCAAGGAGCAGACCAAGGCGCTGGCCCTGGCGCTCACCATCGGCGAGACCTACTTCCTCAGGGATCCCAGAAGCTACAGGGCCTTCGAGCAGCAGTTGCTCCCGAAGCTTTTGGCGGCGAGGGGGGAGGAGAAAACCATCAGGATCTGGAGCGCCGGCTGCTCCTCCGGGGAGGAGCCCTACTCCATCGCCATCATCCTGACCCGCGCCCTTGCCGACCTGGCCGACTGGAAGGTGACCCTGCTCGGGACCGACATCAACCCGCAGGCGCTCAAGCGGGCCCGTAGCGGAATCTACAGCAAATGGTCCTTTAGAAACGCCCCCGATTGGCTCATGGGGTACTTCACCCCGCTTGCGGACGGCAACTTCCGGATCGCACGGCATATACGCGACATGGTGCGCTTCGAGCACCTGAACCTCGTGGACGCGGGCGAGGAGACCTGGTCCCTGGCCCAGGGGATGGACTTCATCTTCTGCCGCAACGTGATGCTGTACTTTCAGGACCAGCAGATCCGGGAGACGGTCGCGAGGCTGCACGCGGCGCTAAACGACGACGGCTGGCTCTTTCTCGGGCCGACGGAGGTGGACCACCAGTCGCTGGAAGGGTTCACCTGCCTGCACTGCGACGGGGCCCTGGTGCTGCATAAAAGGAAGCCGTTGCGACCGGCGGAATTTGCCGCGCCACCCGCCATCCCGGCACCGGCGCAACCTGCTCCTGCATCCGGGGCTTTCGTGCCCCCCTCCCCGCTTTACCCCGAGGAGGAACCGGAAAGAGAGACCGCCACAGCCGAAGCCGGGGAAGCGGCCGAAGCAAAGACACCGCTTCATCGGGCGCGGGCGCTTTACCGTGCCGGCCGCTACCGGGAAGCGGCGCAGACGGCGATGCTAGCCCCGGCGGGTGCGGAACAGGGGGAAGCGCTGGCGCTTGCGGCGCGCGCCTTCGCGGACATCGGGCTTTTCGGGCCGGCGCGCGAATGCTGTGAAGCAGCCCTCGCGCTGGACCGGCTGAACGCCCCCAACCATTACCTTTTGTCCATCATCCTGGAGCAGCTTGGGGATGCGGAGGGGGCGGCGGGAGCGCTGAGAAAGGCGCTTTACATCGACCACGACTTTCTGCTCGCCTGGTTTGCCCTGGGAAACCTATGCCGGCAGCGCGGCGAACAGAAAGAGGCCGAGCAGAGCTTCGCCAACGCGCTGCGCCTTTTGCAGCAGCGCGACCCCCACGAGGTGCTCCCTGAAGCCGAGGGGATGACCGCGGGGAGGCTGATGCAGCTGATCAGGGACATCGCCTGGCCGCCTGCCGGGGCGCAACCGGGCCAAAGAGTCTAG
- a CDS encoding ADP-ribosylglycohydrolase family protein encodes MLGTLTGDIVGSIYEWNNIKTTEFPLFQEQCRFTDDSVLTVALAEAILTGEAYAQVMRRYCRRYPDAGYGRNFLNWAQSDDAPAYYSYGNGSAMRISPAGWAFDDLEQVLEKAKEYSAVTHDHPEGVKGAQATAAAVYLARTGATKREIAAFVAGRFGYDLSRSCDEIRPGYSFDVSCQGTVPQALTAFLESTDFESAIRLAISLGGDSDTLAAITGGVAQAYYGGVPAAIARETLRFLDEPLRKVTLEFEARFVSGRGEQKRGQATV; translated from the coding sequence ATGCTGGGAACCCTTACCGGCGACATAGTCGGCTCCATCTACGAATGGAACAACATCAAGACCACGGAGTTTCCCCTGTTCCAGGAGCAGTGCCGCTTCACCGACGACTCGGTGCTGACGGTGGCGCTCGCCGAGGCGATCCTGACCGGCGAGGCGTACGCACAGGTGATGAGGCGTTATTGCCGCCGCTATCCGGACGCCGGGTACGGCAGGAATTTCCTCAACTGGGCGCAAAGCGACGACGCCCCCGCCTACTATAGCTATGGCAACGGCTCCGCCATGCGCATAAGCCCCGCCGGCTGGGCCTTCGACGACCTGGAACAGGTGCTGGAAAAGGCGAAGGAGTACAGCGCGGTAACCCACGACCACCCCGAAGGTGTGAAGGGGGCGCAGGCGACTGCCGCTGCGGTCTATCTCGCGCGCACGGGCGCGACGAAACGGGAGATCGCGGCCTTCGTGGCCGGGCGCTTCGGCTACGACCTTTCGCGCAGCTGCGACGAGATCCGCCCGGGGTACAGTTTCGACGTTTCCTGCCAGGGGACGGTGCCGCAGGCCCTGACCGCTTTCCTGGAATCCACCGACTTCGAGAGCGCCATCCGGCTCGCCATCTCGCTCGGCGGCGACTCCGACACGCTCGCCGCCATCACAGGCGGCGTGGCCCAGGCCTACTACGGCGGGGTGCCCGCAGCCATCGCCCGCGAAACGCTGCGCTTTCTAGACGAGCCTTTGCGCAAGGTGACCCTGGAGTTCGAGGCGCGCTTTGTTTCGGGGAGGGGCGAACAAAAAAGGGGACAGGCTACCGTCTAG
- a CDS encoding acyl carrier protein phosphodiesterase, producing the protein MNYLFHLYLSGDDPGILTGNFMGDFVKGPLDGRFPPPLARGIQLHRRIDSFAQDDFHFTRSRQTLSPHFGLYRGILVDLYYDHFLAAGWESLTAEPLPRYLERARLAVEQNRRHLPERLRDLVPVIFEELIPSYLSVEGVGKALSRMSRRITRSNPLSGGGEELTRHYLTLQEDFRGFLPSVEAYAERLRTAPPR; encoded by the coding sequence ATGAACTACCTGTTCCACCTCTACCTTTCCGGGGACGATCCCGGCATCCTCACCGGGAACTTCATGGGCGACTTCGTAAAGGGGCCGCTGGATGGACGCTTCCCCCCTCCCCTCGCCCGCGGCATCCAGCTGCACCGGCGCATCGACTCCTTCGCCCAGGACGACTTCCATTTCACCCGCAGCAGGCAGACCCTCTCGCCCCATTTCGGGCTCTACCGCGGCATCCTGGTCGACCTCTACTACGATCACTTCCTGGCCGCTGGCTGGGAGAGCCTGACGGCGGAGCCGCTGCCGCGCTACCTTGAGCGGGCAAGGCTCGCCGTGGAGCAAAACCGCCGCCACCTTCCCGAGCGGCTTAGGGACCTCGTTCCGGTCATCTTCGAGGAGCTGATCCCTTCGTACCTGAGCGTGGAAGGAGTGGGGAAAGCCCTCTCGCGCATGTCCCGGAGGATCACCAGGTCCAACCCGCTTTCCGGGGGCGGAGAGGAGCTTACCCGCCACTACCTCACATTGCAAGAGGATTTCCGGGGCTTCCTCCCCTCGGTTGAGGCCTACGCCGAGAGGCTCAGAACCGCGCCCCCTAGATGA
- a CDS encoding chemotaxis protein CheW encodes MAACKIDWKDLVRRQEAAFSAASAGAIAPEKEQAILLERARLLAQRREADRDAGETLDLLVFVLSGECYAVETSFVLETLPLGDFTPLFCTPPFVLGVINLRGRIVSIVDLRRFFDLPAIGLSDLNRVIVVSNGSMEFGILADGIVGMRQLAKGSLKPTPETFTGIREEFVAGISPERLALLDLGKIMSDPRLLVHEEVA; translated from the coding sequence ATGGCAGCCTGCAAGATAGACTGGAAGGACCTGGTCCGGCGCCAGGAGGCGGCCTTTTCCGCAGCGAGCGCCGGCGCCATCGCCCCGGAAAAGGAGCAGGCGATCCTCCTTGAGCGCGCACGCCTTCTGGCGCAGAGAAGGGAAGCGGACCGGGACGCGGGCGAAACCCTCGACCTCCTTGTCTTCGTCCTTTCCGGCGAATGCTACGCGGTAGAGACCTCTTTCGTCCTGGAGACGCTGCCGCTTGGCGACTTCACCCCGCTTTTTTGCACCCCCCCGTTCGTGCTGGGGGTCATCAACCTGCGCGGCCGCATCGTTTCCATCGTCGACCTGCGGCGCTTCTTCGACCTCCCCGCCATCGGCCTCTCCGACCTGAACCGGGTCATAGTGGTCAGTAACGGCAGCATGGAGTTCGGAATCCTCGCGGACGGCATCGTGGGGATGCGGCAGCTCGCAAAGGGGTCGCTCAAGCCGACGCCGGAGACCTTCACCGGGATCCGGGAGGAGTTCGTGGCGGGGATCTCGCCGGAGCGGCTCGCCCTGCTGGACCTGGGAAAGATCATGTCCGATCCGCGGCTGCTGGTGCACGAGGAGGTGGCTTAG
- a CDS encoding chemotaxis protein CheW yields the protein MEETIDPTHLLIFALDGQRYALPLAAVDRVVRAAALTPLPKAPEIVLGVLDLQGEIIPVINLRKRFRLPERPIGCDDQFLVARTAKFPVALAVDSTHEVVRLSPEAVVKPEAIVPGTGHLCGVTRHADGLVLIHDLDTLLFPDEELQIAEALA from the coding sequence ATGGAGGAAACGATCGATCCAACTCACCTGCTCATCTTTGCCTTAGACGGTCAGCGCTACGCGCTGCCGCTTGCCGCCGTGGACCGGGTAGTCCGCGCTGCGGCCCTCACTCCCCTACCCAAGGCCCCAGAAATCGTACTGGGTGTCCTGGACCTTCAGGGGGAGATAATTCCCGTCATCAACTTAAGGAAACGCTTTCGCCTGCCGGAGCGCCCCATCGGATGCGACGACCAGTTCCTCGTCGCCCGCACCGCGAAGTTCCCGGTGGCGCTCGCCGTGGACAGCACCCACGAGGTAGTGCGACTGTCCCCGGAAGCCGTGGTGAAGCCCGAAGCCATCGTCCCTGGGACCGGCCATCTCTGCGGAGTGACCCGCCATGCCGACGGGCTGGTGCTGATCCACGACCTCGATACCCTGCTCTTCCCCGATGAAGAGCTGCAGATAGCAGAGGCGCTCGCGTGA